The nucleotide sequence TTTAAAAGCTCCATCAGAACAAACTGATGGAGCTTTTTTTAGCGTTGCTACCAGCTTACTTGGCTGCAGCTTTCTTTTCCTTCTCTTTGGCAATCACTGCTTCAGCTACATTGTTTGGACAAGGAGCATAGTGAGAGAATTCCATTGAGAATTGGCCGCGACCAGAGGTAAGTGTGCGTAATGTACTGATGTAACCAAACATTTCTGAAAGGGGAACATCAGCCTTAACGCGTACGCCAGCTGCGCTGGGCTCTTGGCCAGAGATCATACCGCGACGACGGTTCAAATCACCAATCACGTTACCTACATCTTCTTCTGTACTGTAAACGTCCACTTTCATGATAGGTTCGAGCAATTGTGGACCGGCTTTTGGTATAGATTGACGAAAAGCGCCTTTGGCCGCAATTTCAAACGCAATTGCCGAGGAGTCAACAGCATGGAAACCACCATCAGTGAGGTTCACAACCACATCCAATACAGGGAACCCTGCTAATGTACCTGTGTTCATCATCGAGCGGAACCCTTTCTCAATTGCCGGGAAGAATTCCTTAGGAACGTTCCCACCCACAACGGATGTCATGAAAGTGAATCCAGAGTTTGGCTCACCTGGTTCAATCGTGTAGTCAATCTTACCGTATTGACCAGCACCACCAGATTGTTTCTTGTGGGTATAGCTGTCCTGAATCGACTTGGTTATGGTTTCACGGTAAGCAACCTGAGGCTGACCTACTATCAACTCAACATCGTACGTACGTTTCAGAATATCCACTTTAATATCAAGATGTAATTCACCCATACCACGAAGGATGGTTTCACCTGAATCCTCATCCGTTTCAACTCTAAACGTTGGATCTTCTGCAACCATTTTGCCAATCGCAATAGCCATTTTCTCGGTTGCACCTTTATCCTTTGGCGCAACAGCAATAGAGATAACTGGCTCAGGGAAAACCATGGCTTCAAGCGTACACTCATGGTTAGGATCACAAAGTGTATGGCCGGTGCGAACGTTTTTCATGCCTACGATAGCGATAATGTCGCCTGCTTCAGCACTTTGCAATTCATTACGCTCATTCGCCTGCATCTCAACCATACGGCCGACACGTTCTGTTTTACCGGTAAATGAGTTAAGGATGGTATCGCCCTTATTCAGTTTTCCTGAGTAGATACGTATGAACGTTAGAGCACCAAAACGGTCATCCATGATTTTAAAGGCCAATGCACGGAATGGCTCATCAGGAGAAACGATAGCGAATTGTCCGTTTGGCTCACCTTCAGCATTAGTCAAAGGTTGTGGATTTACTTCATGGGGAGCAGGCAAATAGTCAACCACCGCATCCAGTAATAACTGCATCCCTTTGTTTTTAAAGGCGGAACCGCAATAAGTTGGGAAGAAGGCTAATTCAAGGGTACCTTTACGGATACAACGCTTGATGTCTTCTATTGAAGGTTCTTCTCCTTCCAGATAAGCCATCAACAACTCATCATCCATTTCAAGTGCCGTCTCGATTAATTGCGCGCGATACGTTTCAACGTCGTCATGCATATCGGCTGGCACGTCAGTAACTTTGTAATTTTCTGGCTGGCCAGTTTCGTCCCAAACGTACGCTTTACGGGTTAATAAATCGACAACCCCTACGAAACTGTCTTCAAAGCCAATGGGCAACGTCATAATTAAAGGATGTGCACCCAATACTTTTTTGATTTGCTCAGTTACTTTCAAGAAGTTCGCGCCGATACGGTCAAGCTTGTTGACGAAAATCAAACGAGATACTTTTGAATTGTTCGCATAGCGCCAGTTGGTTTCTGACTGAGGCTCAACGCCGCCAGAACCACAGAATACGCCGATACCACCATCGAGTACCTTGAGGGAGCGATAGACTTCTACAGTGAAGTCGACGTGTCCTGGGGTGTCGATGATATTGAAACGATGGCCTTTCCAGAAGCAACTTACTGCTGCGGATTGGATGGTAATCCCGCGCTCCGCCTCCTGTGCCATGAAATCGGTAGTTGATTCACCTTCGTGAACTTCACCCATTTTGTGGATTCTACCGGTAAGCTTAAGAATACGTTCGGTAGTGGTAGTTTTTCCGGCATCTACGTGGGCGAAGATACCAATATTTCTGTAAAGGTCTAAATCGTTCATAGCGCTCTTATTAACTTGAAATTGATTAAAA is from Legionella donaldsonii and encodes:
- the fusA gene encoding elongation factor G, producing the protein MNDLDLYRNIGIFAHVDAGKTTTTERILKLTGRIHKMGEVHEGESTTDFMAQEAERGITIQSAAVSCFWKGHRFNIIDTPGHVDFTVEVYRSLKVLDGGIGVFCGSGGVEPQSETNWRYANNSKVSRLIFVNKLDRIGANFLKVTEQIKKVLGAHPLIMTLPIGFEDSFVGVVDLLTRKAYVWDETGQPENYKVTDVPADMHDDVETYRAQLIETALEMDDELLMAYLEGEEPSIEDIKRCIRKGTLELAFFPTYCGSAFKNKGMQLLLDAVVDYLPAPHEVNPQPLTNAEGEPNGQFAIVSPDEPFRALAFKIMDDRFGALTFIRIYSGKLNKGDTILNSFTGKTERVGRMVEMQANERNELQSAEAGDIIAIVGMKNVRTGHTLCDPNHECTLEAMVFPEPVISIAVAPKDKGATEKMAIAIGKMVAEDPTFRVETDEDSGETILRGMGELHLDIKVDILKRTYDVELIVGQPQVAYRETITKSIQDSYTHKKQSGGAGQYGKIDYTIEPGEPNSGFTFMTSVVGGNVPKEFFPAIEKGFRSMMNTGTLAGFPVLDVVVNLTDGGFHAVDSSAIAFEIAAKGAFRQSIPKAGPQLLEPIMKVDVYSTEEDVGNVIGDLNRRRGMISGQEPSAAGVRVKADVPLSEMFGYISTLRTLTSGRGQFSMEFSHYAPCPNNVAEAVIAKEKEKKAAAK